From the Pyrinomonadaceae bacterium genome, one window contains:
- a CDS encoding threonine synthase encodes MNVTHLECGACGLRHEARRLHNLCTQCGKPLLVRYDLAQAGRSLTKESLRHRAADLWRYREVLPVDRSENVITLGEGFTPLVHASRLGASLGMDELYIKDEGQNPTQSFKARGMTAAVSMAKELGAQKLAVPSAGNAAGALAAYAARAGLEAHIFMPKDTPRANVIECEQTGAHVTLMDGLITDCGAEVGRRKEAEGWFDVSTLKEPYRIEGKKTMGYELAEQFDWQLPDVIMYPTGGGTGLIGMWKAFDEMEQMGWIDSKRPRMVTVQAAGCAPIVRAFEAGKRFADEFPNAHTTASGLRVPKAIGDFLILDALRSSGGTALAVTDDELIAATIEIGAAEGIFCAPEGAACLPALKRLMAEGAVKPNERVVLFNTGSGVKYVESFS; translated from the coding sequence ATGAATGTTACTCATCTGGAATGCGGCGCGTGTGGCCTGCGGCATGAGGCACGACGGTTGCACAACCTTTGCACGCAATGCGGAAAGCCTCTGTTAGTTCGGTACGATTTGGCGCAGGCGGGGCGGTCTCTGACAAAGGAGAGTCTCAGGCACCGTGCGGCCGATCTGTGGCGCTACCGCGAGGTTTTGCCGGTCGACCGGTCCGAGAACGTAATCACGTTGGGCGAAGGCTTCACGCCGCTCGTGCACGCGTCGCGGCTCGGCGCATCGCTGGGCATGGACGAGCTTTACATCAAGGACGAGGGCCAGAACCCGACACAGAGTTTCAAAGCGCGTGGCATGACGGCGGCGGTTTCGATGGCTAAAGAGTTAGGCGCGCAGAAACTGGCGGTCCCGTCGGCGGGTAACGCGGCCGGGGCTTTGGCCGCGTACGCCGCGCGCGCAGGGCTGGAGGCGCACATCTTCATGCCGAAGGACACGCCGCGCGCCAACGTGATCGAATGTGAACAGACGGGCGCGCACGTGACTTTGATGGATGGCTTGATCACGGACTGTGGCGCTGAAGTCGGCAGGCGGAAAGAAGCTGAAGGCTGGTTCGACGTTTCGACTTTGAAAGAGCCTTATCGAATCGAAGGCAAGAAAACGATGGGTTATGAACTTGCCGAGCAGTTCGATTGGCAGTTGCCGGACGTGATCATGTATCCCACGGGCGGGGGCACAGGATTAATCGGGATGTGGAAAGCGTTTGATGAGATGGAGCAGATGGGCTGGATCGATTCGAAGCGGCCGCGGATGGTGACAGTGCAAGCGGCCGGGTGTGCCCCAATCGTGCGCGCCTTCGAAGCAGGGAAGCGCTTCGCAGATGAGTTTCCCAATGCGCATACCACTGCGTCAGGCCTGCGCGTGCCGAAGGCGATCGGGGACTTTCTGATTCTTGATGCGTTGCGCTCATCCGGTGGGACTGCGCTCGCGGTTACAGACGATGAATTGATTGCCGCCACCATAGAGATCGGCGCGGCGGAAGGAATCTTCTGCGCGCCCGAAGGCGCGGCGTGCTTGCCGGCCTTAAAGAGGCTTATGGCTGAAGGCGCGGTGAAACCGAACGAGCGAGTGGTGCTTTTCAACACCGGCAGCGGCGTGAAGTACGTAGAGAGTTTTTCCTAG
- the speB gene encoding agmatinase, with protein MSESQSLPMNFGGIAEEEFSSFENSRVLVWPIAYEGTVSYGGGTGKGAAAIIDASRNMELYDEETDAEVYKLGIHTLDESPSIDPPERMMNSLYDRAKELISSDKFVTMIGGEHSVSAPVIRAHAEKYPNLSILQIDAHADLRDTYDGTPYSHASIMARVVKDLNIPAVQVGIRSISVDEARVLDQLPTRIFWAKDIVGRDDWWDEAVDGLTENVYLTVDIDGLDPSLVSATGTPEPGGLGWYETIGLLRTLARKRNVIGMDLTEYSYVEGQNASAFLCAKLIYKTLGFVFEKETEKIRNV; from the coding sequence ATGTCTGAATCGCAGTCCCTACCGATGAACTTCGGCGGTATCGCCGAAGAAGAATTTTCCAGTTTCGAAAACTCACGCGTCCTGGTTTGGCCGATTGCGTACGAAGGCACTGTGTCTTACGGCGGCGGCACGGGCAAAGGCGCCGCGGCAATCATTGACGCTTCGCGGAACATGGAGCTGTACGACGAAGAGACCGACGCTGAAGTTTACAAGCTCGGCATTCACACCCTGGATGAGTCGCCCTCAATCGATCCTCCGGAGCGAATGATGAATTCGCTTTACGATCGCGCAAAGGAACTTATTAGCAGCGACAAATTCGTCACCATGATCGGTGGCGAGCATTCGGTGAGCGCGCCCGTGATTCGCGCGCATGCCGAGAAGTATCCAAACCTCTCAATCCTGCAGATCGACGCGCACGCTGACTTAAGAGACACCTACGACGGCACACCCTATTCACACGCTTCCATCATGGCGCGCGTGGTCAAGGACCTTAACATTCCGGCGGTGCAGGTTGGCATCCGATCCATTTCCGTCGATGAAGCGCGCGTCCTCGATCAACTGCCGACGCGAATCTTCTGGGCCAAAGACATCGTCGGTCGCGACGATTGGTGGGATGAAGCGGTCGATGGGCTGACTGAGAACGTCTACCTCACCGTGGATATCGACGGTCTCGATCCCTCGCTGGTCTCAGCGACGGGAACGCCTGAACCGGGCGGTTTGGGTTGGTACGAGACGATTGGGCTGCTTCGCACCCTCGCGCGCAAACGCAACGTCATCGGGATGGATCTGACTGAGTATTCTTACGTCGAAGGCCAAAACGCTTCCGCGTTTCTATGCGCCAAGTTGATCTATAAGACGCTGGGGTTTGTTTTTGAAAAAGAGACTGAAAAGATCCGAAATGTTTAG
- a CDS encoding deoxyhypusine synthase family protein has translation MVTQRKPKPSKYLTIPTRPVQVDRDRSVAGLLEKMEGAGFGGRQLAEAHRIWLDMLGDATTITVTASGALIPAGMRRLLAYVIKNRFVDVLVLSGNVIFHDLHETLGRHHFQAHPNMTDAELEVAQINRMWDLLASEEEYHEAEEWVGGFASQLDQSRPYSTREFLHLLGRELAEIAAEDGVLTAAYKSRVPVFCPGIGDSGIAVGIAGSRFEKKNNFTFDLVQDVLDLTQISLRARVSGLISLGGGMSKSFLKQSEMAAHIFKQQVLGHKYAIQIAADSPHPGGRSTAVLFNEQEIYGKLARNALTAYVNCDATIALPIIITALSQTAAKYMKGRRRPNFTFAGKDLMIDVP, from the coding sequence ATGGTAACCCAACGTAAACCTAAACCAAGCAAGTACCTGACAATCCCCACTCGGCCCGTGCAAGTTGATCGCGATCGGTCTGTCGCCGGACTGCTGGAAAAGATGGAAGGCGCCGGCTTTGGCGGACGACAACTCGCGGAAGCACACCGTATCTGGCTCGACATGCTGGGCGACGCAACCACGATCACCGTCACTGCTTCAGGGGCATTGATCCCGGCGGGCATGCGTCGCCTGCTGGCTTATGTCATCAAGAACCGTTTCGTGGATGTGCTGGTGCTGTCCGGTAATGTGATTTTTCACGACCTGCACGAAACGCTCGGGCGTCATCACTTTCAGGCGCACCCAAACATGACTGACGCTGAGTTGGAAGTGGCTCAGATTAATCGCATGTGGGATTTGCTGGCGAGCGAAGAGGAGTATCACGAAGCGGAAGAGTGGGTCGGCGGGTTTGCCAGCCAGCTTGACCAGTCGCGGCCTTATTCAACCCGTGAGTTCCTCCATTTGCTCGGTCGTGAACTGGCTGAGATCGCCGCGGAAGATGGCGTGCTGACCGCGGCTTACAAATCGCGCGTGCCGGTCTTCTGTCCGGGTATCGGTGACAGCGGGATCGCCGTAGGCATTGCCGGCTCGCGCTTTGAAAAGAAGAACAACTTCACGTTCGATCTGGTTCAGGACGTGCTCGACCTGACGCAGATCTCCCTGCGCGCGCGCGTTTCGGGCCTCATCAGCCTGGGTGGCGGCATGTCGAAGAGCTTCCTAAAGCAATCGGAAATGGCGGCGCACATCTTCAAACAACAGGTGCTCGGGCACAAGTACGCGATTCAGATCGCGGCTGACTCGCCGCATCCCGGCGGCCGCTCCACCGCTGTGCTCTTTAACGAGCAGGAGATCTACGGAAAACTTGCCCGCAATGCGCTGACGGCTTACGTTAACTGCGACGCCACGATCGCTTTGCCGATCATCATCACCGCGCTTTCCCAGACGGCTGCGAAGTACATGAAGGGCCGCCGGCGACCGAACTTCACGTTTGCCGGTAAAGACCTGATGATTGACGTCCCTTAA